The Camelina sativa cultivar DH55 chromosome 14, Cs, whole genome shotgun sequence genome includes a window with the following:
- the LOC104740320 gene encoding 2-dehydro-3-deoxyphosphooctonate aldolase 2-like has protein sequence MADSSSLLYNQLKVAKPFFLLAGPNVIESEEHVLRMAKSIKDIATKLGLPLVFKSSFDKANRTSSKSFRGPGMAEGLKILEKVKVAYDLPIVTDVHESSQCEAVGKVADIIQIPAFLCRQTDLLVAAAQTGKIINIKKGQFCGHSVMRNSAEKVRLAGNPNVMVCERGTMFGYNDLIVDPRNLEWMREADCPVVADITHSLQQPAGKKLDGGGVASGGLRELIPCIARTAVAVGVDGIFMEVHDDPLSAPVDGPTQWPLRHLEELLEELIAIASVSKGKQQFQMDLTPYRD, from the exons atggcgGATTCATCGTCACTGTTGTACAATCAGCTCAAG GTTGCTAAGCCGTTCTTCTTGTTGGCTGGTCCAAATGTGATAGAATCTGAAGAACATGTTCTTCGAATGGCTAAAAGCATTAAAGATATTGCCACAAA GCTTGGGTTGCCTCTGGTTTTTAAGTCAAGTTTTGATAAAGCTAACAGAACTTCATCAAAGTCATTCCGAGGTCCTGGCATGGCTGAGGGTCTGAAG ATTCTTGAGAAGGTGAAAGTAGCATATGATCTACCAATTGTTACTGACGTTCATGAATCGAGCCAG TGTGAAGCGGTGGGCAAGGTTGCAGATATAATTCAGATACCCGCATTCTTATGTCGCCAG ACAGATCTTCTGGTCGCGGCAGCCCAAACTGGGAAAATTATCAATATAAAGAAGGGACAATTTTGTGGTCACTCT GTCATGAGAAACTCGGCCGAGAAGGTTAGACTCGCAGGGAATCCAAATGTGATGGTTTGTGAAAGAGGAACCATGTTTGGATACA ATGATTTAATAGTTGATCCACGAAATTTGGAATGGATGAGGGAAGCTGATTGTCCCGTT GTTGCTGATATAACTCATTCATTACAACAACCAGCAGGCAAGAAG TTAGATGGTGGGGGTGTTGCTAGTGGAGGCCTTCGCGAATTAATACCATGCATAGCAAGAACCGCTGTAGCTGTTGGTGTCGATGGAATTTTCATGGAG GTGCATGATGATCCTTTAAGTGCACCAGTTGATGGTCCAACACAATGG CCTCTGCGTCATCTAGAAGAACTGCTAGAAGAGCTCATTGCAATCGCG AGTGTCTCAAAAGGGAAACAACAGTTCCAAATGGACCTCACGCCTTATCGTGATTAG
- the LOC104775408 gene encoding inosine-5'-monophosphate dehydrogenase 2, translating to MSGGGGFEDGFSAERLFSQGYSYTYDDVIFLPHYIDFSTDAVSLSTRLSKRVPLSIPCVASPMDTVSESHMAAAMAALGGIGIVHYNCDIDSQASVIRHAKSLQVPIASDAVFKCPEHQIGSVDDFGPSSFVFVSQAGTLTPKLLGYVSKSEWSSLKDDQKEMKIYDYMRSCESNDYSVPWDIDLDKIEAVLEDKQKGFVVLEKEGETVNVVTKDDVERVKGYPKLGSGTVGADNKWMVGAAIGTRDSDKERLEHLVKAGANVVVLDSSQGNSIYQIEMIKYVKNMYPELDVIGGNVVTMYQAENLIKAGVDGLRVGMGSGSICTTQEVCAVGRGQATAVYKVSTVAAQHGVPVIADGGISNSGHIVKALVLGASTVMMGSFLAGSTEAPGAYEYRNGRRVKKYRGMGSLEAMTKGSDQRYLGDTTKLKIAQGVVGAVADKGSVLKFIPYTMHAVKQGFQDLGASSLQSAHELLRDNVLRLEARTGAAQIEGGIHGLVSYEKKSF from the exons ATgtcaggaggaggaggattcgAAGATGGATTCTCAGCTGAGAGGCTATTCTCACAGGGATACTCATACACCTACGACGATGTGATTTTCCTACCTCACTACATCGACTTCTCCACGGACGCCGTCTCTCTATCCACGCGCCTCAGCAAGCGCGTCCCACTCTCGATCCCATGCGTCGCTTCCCCGATGGACACTGTTTCTGAATCCCACATGGCTGCTGCTATGGCTGCTCTTGGTGGAATCGGAATCGTTCACTATAACTGCGACATCGACTCTCAAGCTTCCGTCATCCGTCACGCCAAGTCGCTCCAGGTTCCGATTGCGTCCGATGCTGTTTTCAAATGCCCAGAGCATCAGATTggttctgttgatgattttggcCCTTCTTCCTTCGTCTTTGTCTCCCAGGCAG gAACATTGACACCGAAATTGTTGGGTTATGTCTCGAAATCTGAGTGGTCGAGTTTGAAAGATGACcagaaggagatgaagatatATGACTATATGCGGAGTTGTGAGAGTAATGATTACAGTGTGCCGTGGGATATTGATCTTGATAAGATCGAGGCAGTTTTGGAAGATAAGCAGAAAGGATTTGTGGTTCTTGAGAAGGAAGGTGAGACAGTGAACGTAGTGACAAAAGACGATGTGGAGAGGGTTAAAGGATATCCCAAGTTAGGGTCAGGAACTGTTGGTGCAGACAATAAATGGATGGTTGGTGCAGCTATAGGGACAAGGGATTCAGACAAGGAGAGGCTAGAGCACTTGGTGAAAGCTGGAGCTAACGTTGTGGTGTTGGATAGTTCGCAAGGGAACTCTATTTACCAGATTGAAATGATTAAGTATGTGAAGAATATGTATCCAGAGTTGGATGTGATTGGTGGGAATGTGGTGACTATGTATCAGGCTGAGAACTTGATTAAAGCAGGAGTTGATGGGTTGAGAGTTGGTATGGGTTCTGGATCTATATGCACAACACAAGAGGTTTGTGCCGTTGGACGTGGACAG GCTACTGCTGTGTACAAAGTCTCTACAGTTGCTGCTCAGCACGGTGTACCTGTCATTGCAGATGGTGGTATCTCAAACTCAGGTCACATTGTGAAGGCTCTAGTTCTTGGAGCATCAACTGTGATGATGGGAAGCTTCTTAGCTGGAAGCACCGAGGCTCCTGGAGCTTATGAATATCGG AACGGTAGGAGAGTGAAGAAATACAGAGGTATGGGTTCATTAGAAGCGATGACCAAAGGAAGCGACCAGAGATACTTGGGAGATACCACGAAACTCAAGATCGCACAAGGAGTAGTTGGAGCAGTTGCAGATAAAGGCTCGGTATTGAAGTTTATACCTTACACAATGCATGCCGTGAAGCAAGGTTTCCAAGATCTTGGTGCTTCCTCTTTGCAGTCTGCGCACGAGCTATTGAGAGATAATGTCCTTAGACTCGAG GCTCGTACTGGTGCAGCACAGATAGAAGGTGGAATTCATGGACTGGTTTCTTATGAAAAGAAATCGTTTTAA